One window of the Rhipicephalus microplus isolate Deutch F79 chromosome 2, USDA_Rmic, whole genome shotgun sequence genome contains the following:
- the mRpL48 gene encoding mitochondrial ribosomal protein L48, with product MNGTGVSNLLQLTSRALRTRVTTSRSIMKYHEPEYLKYLQPPLPVYDGFINVQLKGYDFTVLENSARKVAKIASMLGIRVSECWATPLESMAISTYKPQSTTVEDTFKLNVYERNIQLAELSGVMAPIFLEAVQLSLAEGVRLSVHRHLPEHEEIRYVPDLELEELQRQLEEIVNPPTSKHVKKPF from the exons ATGAACGGAACCGGAGTGTCG AACCTACTACAGCTCACAAGCCGGGCTTTAAGGACCCGTGTCACCACCTCAAGGTCCATCATGAAGTACCACGAACCAGAATATCTCAAG TATTTGCAACCGCCTCTGCCAGTGTACGATGGATTTATTAACGTCCAGTTGAAAGGTTATGATTTCACCGTGCTCGAGAACAGTGCAAGAAAAGTGGCTAAAATAGCCTCGATGTTGGGCATTCGGGTTTCTGAATG CTGGGCTACCCCTCTTGAATCCATGGCCATATCTACGTACAAACCGCAGAGCACTACTGTTGAAGACACATTCAAGCTGAACGTTTACGAGCGAAACATTCAG TTGGCTGAACTCTCAGGAGTCATGGCACCTATCTTTCTGGAGGCTGTCCAGCTCAGCCTGGCTGAGGGAGTCCGGCTCAGTGTTCACCGGCACCTACCCGAGCACGAGGAGATTCGTTACGTGCCCGACTTGGAGCTGGAGGAGCTACAGAGGCAGCTTGAAGAAATTGTCAACCCACCTACGTCAAAGCACGTCAAGAAGCCGTTCTGA